One window of Candidatus Leptovillus gracilis genomic DNA carries:
- a CDS encoding thioredoxin family protein, with translation MIWERLLVVLMLALVGTGAFTAFKQAHTRRVNRRILAEPIIARPTLLYFRSDTCAVCPTQARYLEQVMAEEAVGNGRFTLHSINVDEQPDQAQRYGVMTLPTTMLLDAAGQVREINYGLTPVHKLQQQIKTVFSVH, from the coding sequence ATGATTTGGGAACGCTTACTGGTGGTTTTAATGTTAGCGTTGGTGGGCACTGGGGCCTTTACCGCTTTTAAGCAGGCGCATACGCGGCGCGTGAACCGCCGAATATTGGCTGAGCCAATCATCGCCCGGCCCACGCTGCTCTACTTTCGCAGCGACACCTGCGCTGTTTGCCCCACACAGGCCCGGTATCTGGAACAGGTGATGGCGGAGGAGGCGGTCGGGAACGGCCGTTTCACCCTCCACAGTATCAACGTAGACGAGCAGCCCGATCAGGCCCAGCGCTATGGCGTCATGACCCTGCCCACCACCATGCTGCTCGACGCCGCCGGGCAGGTCCGCGAAATCAACTACGGCCTGACCCCGGTCCATAAGTTACAGCAGCAGATTAAGACAGTGTTCAGTGTACACTGA
- a CDS encoding cysteine synthase family protein — translation MLSPAYQPVYRPKTKSARPQTQAQRLEELIGNTPLLDLSRTAVAHGLSPHVSLFAKAEWFNPGGSVKDRAAWHIIRVAEQEGSLRSGMTLLDSTSGNTGIAYAMLGAARGYRVKLVVPRNVSPERLGILRAYGAELIFTDPMDGSDGALEEARRLAAADPSLFYARQYDNPANWRAHYLTTANEIWRQTDGTITHFVAGMGTSGTFMGTMRRLKELNPAILAHAVQPDSPFNGLEGLKHMPTAIKPGIYDESLADDVRPVRTEEAYQMARFLARQEGVFVGVSAAAAVWAAAAIGQNLEAGTIVTVLPDGGFKYLSERFWND, via the coding sequence ATGTTATCACCTGCTTATCAACCTGTTTATCGTCCTAAAACCAAATCTGCCAGGCCCCAAACCCAGGCCCAACGTCTCGAAGAACTGATCGGCAATACGCCTTTGCTGGATTTATCGCGCACGGCCGTTGCCCATGGACTCTCCCCGCATGTTTCCTTGTTTGCCAAAGCGGAATGGTTTAATCCTGGCGGCTCCGTGAAAGATCGCGCCGCCTGGCACATCATCCGCGTGGCCGAACAGGAGGGCAGCCTGCGTTCCGGTATGACGCTGCTGGATTCCACCTCTGGCAATACGGGCATCGCCTACGCTATGCTCGGCGCGGCGCGGGGCTACCGGGTGAAACTCGTTGTGCCGCGAAACGTCAGCCCAGAGCGATTGGGCATCTTGCGCGCTTATGGCGCGGAACTCATCTTCACCGACCCGATGGATGGCTCTGATGGTGCATTAGAGGAGGCGCGGCGATTGGCGGCGGCCGACCCCAGCCTGTTTTATGCCCGCCAATATGACAATCCGGCCAACTGGCGCGCCCATTACCTGACCACCGCCAACGAAATCTGGCGGCAAACCGATGGGACCATCACCCATTTTGTCGCCGGGATGGGCACATCGGGCACGTTTATGGGCACGATGCGCCGCCTGAAAGAGCTGAATCCGGCCATCCTGGCCCACGCCGTGCAGCCCGACAGCCCGTTCAACGGCCTGGAAGGGCTGAAGCATATGCCTACAGCCATCAAACCGGGCATTTACGATGAATCCCTGGCTGATGATGTGCGCCCGGTGCGCACCGAAGAGGCTTACCAAATGGCCCGCTTCCTGGCGCGGCAGGAGGGTGTGTTTGTGGGTGTTTCGGCGGCGGCGGCGGTTTGGGCGGCTGCGGCCATTGGCCAGAACCTGGAAGCCGGGACCATTGTGACGGTGCTGCCGGACGGCGGTTTCAAATATCTGAGCGAACGCTTCTGGAATGATTAA
- a CDS encoding ATP-dependent RecD-like DNA helicase → MTGQDQISGSVERITYYNEENGYSVIRLKPDSRGMLPFKYASGADALITVVGNLPEVQPGEWLKLTGKWSSHAKHGRQFQAEFCEQSLPATTEGIKRYLGSGLIRGVGPVMAERIVDRFGEQTLDVIDYQPTELRKVLGIGDKRVESIIKSWAQQRAIKDVMIFLQGHGVSTTLATKIYKQYGDESLAVVQNTPYRLVNDVHGIGFKTADKIAQALGLAADDPGRIEAGVAYTLNRMAEEGHVYMPQEDLEPEAAEILGLAQEKVTAVIDQLENSDFIKRETIQYAVNSGRPAGQPTNQAALGEERAVYLTPFYYSEIGVTQRVKRLIAHPTSRLTGLRRQSEIRNPKSEIALSEQQMGAVQTAVSHKVTILTGGPGTGKTTTLRTLLDLLDANRRTYALASPTGRAAKRLAEATGREAKTIHRLLEFKPGEGFGRNDENPLDVDMVVIDETSMLDLILANNLLKAIGPDSHLLLVGDVDQLPSVGAGDVLGDLIASGVAPVIRLQTIFRQAANSLIISNAHRINQGLLPETAPDKADGPPADFFIFIKEDPDEAAELLVDIVQKRAPHKFGLHPLDDIQVLSPMYNGSAGVSNLNLLLQSRLNPPDGKKLERRLGGRVFRAGDKVMQTVNNYDKNVYNGDIGRITAVDPLQQTLTISIDGMPVVYDFLEADELVHAFAISVHKSQGAEYPCVVMPMLTQHYMMLQRNLLYTAVTRAKKVAILVGTRRAITIAVKNDKTTERNTALDWRLQR, encoded by the coding sequence ATGACCGGTCAAGACCAGATCAGCGGCTCGGTGGAGCGCATCACCTATTACAATGAAGAGAATGGCTACTCCGTCATCCGCCTAAAGCCCGATTCGCGGGGGATGCTGCCCTTCAAATACGCCAGCGGCGCGGACGCGCTGATTACGGTGGTGGGCAATTTGCCGGAGGTGCAGCCGGGTGAATGGCTGAAGTTGACTGGCAAGTGGAGCAGTCATGCCAAACACGGCCGTCAATTCCAGGCCGAATTTTGCGAACAATCGCTGCCGGCCACCACCGAGGGTATCAAGCGTTACCTCGGCTCTGGCCTCATTCGCGGCGTCGGCCCGGTGATGGCCGAGCGCATCGTGGACCGCTTTGGCGAACAAACGCTGGACGTGATTGACTACCAACCGACCGAATTACGTAAAGTGCTGGGCATCGGCGACAAGCGGGTGGAGAGCATCATCAAATCATGGGCGCAGCAGCGAGCCATCAAAGATGTGATGATTTTCCTCCAGGGGCACGGCGTCTCCACCACCCTGGCGACCAAAATTTACAAGCAGTATGGGGATGAGTCGCTGGCAGTGGTGCAAAACACCCCTTACCGACTGGTGAACGATGTACATGGCATCGGCTTCAAAACGGCCGACAAAATCGCCCAGGCCCTCGGTCTGGCCGCCGACGATCCTGGCCGCATTGAGGCCGGCGTGGCCTACACCCTCAACCGCATGGCCGAGGAAGGCCACGTCTACATGCCCCAGGAAGACCTGGAACCGGAAGCGGCGGAGATTTTGGGCCTGGCGCAAGAGAAGGTAACGGCCGTTATTGACCAGTTAGAAAACAGCGACTTCATCAAACGCGAAACAATCCAGTATGCGGTAAACAGCGGGCGGCCAGCCGGCCAACCCACCAACCAGGCTGCTCTGGGTGAAGAACGCGCCGTTTACCTGACCCCCTTCTACTACTCCGAAATCGGCGTCACGCAGCGCGTCAAACGCCTGATCGCCCATCCCACCAGCCGCCTGACTGGCCTGCGCCGCCAATCCGAAATCCGAAATCCGAAATCCGAAATTGCCCTTTCTGAGCAGCAGATGGGGGCGGTGCAAACGGCCGTGTCCCACAAAGTCACCATCCTCACCGGCGGGCCGGGCACGGGCAAAACCACCACCCTACGCACCCTGCTCGATTTGCTAGACGCCAACCGGCGCACGTATGCCCTGGCCTCCCCCACCGGCCGCGCCGCCAAACGGCTGGCCGAAGCCACCGGCCGCGAGGCCAAAACCATCCATCGCCTGCTAGAATTTAAGCCCGGCGAAGGTTTTGGGCGCAATGATGAGAACCCGCTGGACGTGGACATGGTGGTCATAGACGAGACTTCCATGCTGGATTTGATCCTCGCCAACAACCTGCTCAAAGCCATCGGGCCAGACAGCCACCTGCTGCTGGTAGGCGACGTGGACCAACTGCCCAGTGTCGGCGCGGGCGACGTGCTGGGTGATCTGATTGCGTCGGGGGTGGCCCCCGTCATCCGTCTGCAAACCATCTTCCGCCAGGCGGCCAATTCGCTCATCATCAGCAACGCCCACCGCATCAACCAGGGTTTACTGCCGGAAACTGCGCCGGACAAAGCAGATGGACCGCCGGCCGACTTTTTCATCTTCATCAAAGAAGACCCCGACGAGGCGGCCGAACTGCTGGTGGACATTGTGCAAAAACGTGCGCCGCACAAATTTGGCCTGCATCCGCTGGACGACATCCAGGTGCTGTCGCCGATGTACAACGGCAGCGCGGGCGTGAGTAATCTCAACCTGCTGCTGCAAAGCCGGTTGAACCCGCCAGACGGCAAAAAGCTGGAGCGCCGACTGGGTGGCCGCGTCTTTCGCGCCGGGGATAAGGTGATGCAGACGGTGAACAATTACGACAAGAATGTGTATAACGGGGACATTGGGCGAATCACGGCCGTTGACCCTCTCCAGCAAACCCTTACCATCAGCATAGACGGGATGCCGGTGGTCTATGACTTTCTGGAAGCCGACGAACTGGTCCACGCTTTTGCCATTTCGGTACATAAGAGCCAGGGCGCGGAATATCCGTGTGTGGTGATGCCAATGCTGACGCAGCATTACATGATGTTGCAGCGCAATTTGCTGTATACGGCCGTGACCCGCGCCAAAAAAGTAGCCATCCTGGTGGGCACGCGCCGGGCCATCACCATCGCCGTCAAAAACGACAAAACGACTGAACGAAACACAGCGCTGGATTGGCGGCTGCAACGATGA
- a CDS encoding Hpt domain-containing protein, whose amino-acid sequence MEMREDRHKQTRIRATAVTPIAATPGKHLGLAFPLSNSDQLKPLQQFPPIIHDDNWPINYDFVHAHLGSLMEELMPELIQTFFEDGLFRLVQLQTSVRSSDWQQIWKTAHSLKGSSATLGMLGLSNLCLRLESAAKYQDWDVIYPLATQLHTEFMQIQLSLTTP is encoded by the coding sequence ATGGAAATGAGAGAAGACAGGCATAAACAAACGAGAATACGAGCAACGGCCGTTACGCCAATCGCTGCCACTCCCGGCAAACACCTGGGTCTGGCCTTCCCCCTCTCCAATTCAGACCAACTAAAACCGCTGCAGCAGTTCCCCCCCATCATTCACGACGACAACTGGCCCATCAACTACGATTTTGTCCACGCCCACCTCGGATCGCTCATGGAAGAGTTAATGCCCGAACTCATACAAACCTTCTTTGAAGATGGGCTGTTTCGCCTGGTTCAATTACAAACATCCGTAAGAAGCAGCGACTGGCAACAAATCTGGAAAACCGCCCACTCCCTCAAGGGCAGCAGCGCCACGTTAGGCATGTTGGGCCTCTCCAATTTATGCCTACGACTGGAGTCGGCCGCCAAATATCAAGACTGGGACGTTATTTATCCACTTGCCACACAGCTACACACCGAATTTATGCAAATACAACTCTCTCTAACCACCCCCTAA
- a CDS encoding MoaD/ThiS family protein has translation MATIRIPTPLRPYTGNNSKVTVNGGTVGSALADLTAQFPDLRPHLFEGDMLRSFVNVYLNEEDVRHLQGAATAVAPTDTLMIIPSIAGGSLIVGSC, from the coding sequence ATGGCAACCATTCGTATTCCTACCCCATTACGGCCGTATACCGGCAACAACAGCAAAGTCACCGTCAATGGCGGCACGGTGGGGTCGGCGTTGGCCGATCTGACGGCGCAGTTCCCCGACCTGCGCCCGCATCTGTTTGAGGGTGACATGCTGCGCAGTTTTGTGAACGTGTACCTCAATGAAGAAGACGTGCGCCATTTGCAAGGGGCGGCAACGGCCGTTGCCCCTACCGACACCTTGATGATTATTCCCTCAATTGCGGGAGGGAGTTTGATAGTTGGGAGTTGTTAG
- a CDS encoding response regulator, whose protein sequence is MIRKILEMALDREGYQVVTAVDGSDGLQQVRVHHPDIVVTDKMMPNMDGFEFTRRLRRDPEFIHLPILVLTSQSELEDKLGAFEAGADDYLPKPFETAELAVRLTALLRRADALKQAKAGQLEINEPARFIVLHSLRGGVGCSSLAVNLALALRTLWQKPTLLADMVFTAGQVALMLNRAPKRTWADLSRYSNAELDLEAVKSIIGQHESGLDYILGPSNPADAERIDHENIALAVSYLRPKFEYMVADLSHRFDETSLTMLDYADDIILVVSPDLASVRAAAIALDTYRKLGHAEEKIKLVLNWTFEDGGLSSKKITDVLKHSISLVLPFAPKQFVYAINRGTPLLLGNPTDPVSALIEDFAFRISKPAHQNQAPKQPSEAWLRVNERLQPAAKPKEKSRPSLWLF, encoded by the coding sequence ATGATTCGTAAGATCCTCGAAATGGCTCTAGACAGAGAAGGGTATCAGGTGGTAACGGCCGTTGACGGCAGCGACGGCTTACAACAAGTTCGGGTCCATCACCCCGATATCGTTGTTACCGACAAAATGATGCCCAACATGGATGGTTTTGAATTCACCCGCCGTTTGCGCCGCGATCCCGAATTTATTCATCTACCCATTCTGGTCCTCACCAGCCAATCTGAGTTGGAAGATAAACTCGGCGCCTTCGAAGCCGGCGCAGATGATTACCTGCCCAAGCCATTTGAAACGGCCGAATTAGCTGTCCGTCTCACCGCCCTCTTGCGCCGCGCAGATGCCCTGAAGCAGGCAAAAGCCGGTCAGTTGGAAATTAACGAACCGGCGCGCTTCATCGTTCTCCACAGCTTACGCGGTGGCGTTGGTTGTTCCAGTCTGGCTGTTAACCTGGCCCTGGCGCTTCGGACTTTGTGGCAAAAACCCACATTGCTTGCAGATATGGTCTTTACGGCCGGTCAGGTCGCCCTCATGCTCAACAGAGCGCCCAAAAGAACCTGGGCCGACCTCTCCCGCTACAGCAACGCAGAACTTGATCTGGAAGCCGTCAAATCCATCATCGGCCAACATGAAAGTGGTCTGGACTATATCCTCGGTCCGTCCAATCCAGCCGATGCCGAAAGAATCGATCATGAAAACATCGCGCTGGCCGTTTCTTACTTGCGCCCCAAGTTTGAATACATGGTGGCCGATTTATCCCATCGTTTCGACGAGACTTCGCTCACGATGCTGGATTATGCCGATGACATCATCCTGGTTGTGTCACCGGATCTTGCTTCGGTTCGCGCCGCCGCTATAGCTCTGGACACCTACCGGAAATTAGGGCACGCAGAAGAAAAAATTAAACTTGTATTGAACTGGACCTTCGAGGATGGCGGCCTTTCCAGCAAAAAAATTACCGACGTTCTCAAGCACTCCATTTCTTTGGTTCTTCCTTTTGCGCCAAAGCAATTTGTCTATGCCATCAACCGGGGCACGCCTCTGTTGCTTGGCAATCCGACCGACCCTGTTTCGGCCTTGATTGAGGACTTTGCTTTTCGCATTAGCAAGCCGGCCCACCAAAACCAGGCGCCCAAGCAGCCCAGCGAAGCGTGGCTTCGCGTGAATGAACGGTTGCAGCCGGCCGCAAAACCAAAGGAAAAATCTCGCCCCTCTCTGTGGTTGTTTTAG
- a CDS encoding bifunctional riboflavin kinase/FAD synthetase, with protein sequence MTQTFIHVEHLTEVSTSAPTYLALGSFDGVHVGHQTVLQQLVMASRAAGVRSAVLTFFPHPTRVLHHQGGPYYLTTLEDRVRLLAAQGVDLIITHPFNEEVRQTRAADFVDQLLRHLDMRQIWGGNFAFGYKREGDVPFLRRLGAVRGFTVALVESMVAVQGDWVSSSRIRRCLLDGNLDDAAACLGRPFHVAGEVVHGDQRGRTIGFPTANLDVWSELLLPANGVYATYAWLNGQRYTAATNVGVRPTVNGRTVTVEAYLLDFSGDLYGQQLRLEFIHHIRPEKKFSGLAELTAQIQADVSDIRTLFSCKP encoded by the coding sequence ATGACACAGACCTTCATCCATGTCGAGCATTTAACCGAAGTCTCAACTTCCGCACCGACTTATCTGGCTTTGGGTTCATTCGATGGCGTTCACGTAGGGCATCAGACCGTTTTGCAGCAGTTGGTGATGGCCTCACGCGCCGCCGGCGTGCGTTCGGCCGTACTCACCTTCTTTCCCCATCCCACCCGCGTATTACACCACCAGGGAGGTCCCTATTACCTGACAACCCTGGAAGACCGGGTGCGCCTGTTAGCAGCGCAAGGGGTAGACCTGATCATCACCCATCCGTTTAATGAGGAAGTGCGCCAGACGCGGGCGGCTGATTTTGTAGACCAACTCCTTCGTCACCTGGATATGCGCCAGATTTGGGGTGGTAATTTTGCCTTTGGCTATAAACGGGAAGGGGACGTGCCTTTCTTGCGCCGCCTGGGCGCCGTGCGTGGCTTTACGGTGGCGTTGGTGGAATCTATGGTGGCTGTGCAGGGTGATTGGGTTAGCAGCAGCCGAATCAGGCGCTGTTTGTTGGATGGGAATTTGGATGATGCGGCTGCCTGCCTGGGACGGCCGTTCCACGTTGCCGGTGAAGTGGTACACGGCGACCAACGGGGCCGTACCATTGGCTTTCCCACCGCCAACCTGGATGTGTGGTCCGAGCTGCTGCTGCCGGCCAACGGCGTGTACGCCACTTACGCCTGGCTAAACGGCCAGCGGTACACTGCCGCCACCAATGTCGGGGTGCGCCCCACGGTAAACGGCCGTACCGTTACCGTAGAAGCCTATCTGCTAGATTTTTCTGGCGATCTGTACGGCCAACAACTGCGGCTGGAGTTTATTCACCACATCCGCCCAGAAAAAAAATTCTCCGGTCTGGCCGAATTAACCGCGCAGATTCAGGCCGACGTCAGTGACATTCGGACATTGTTCAGCTGTAAGCCATAA
- a CDS encoding DUF4395 domain-containing protein — protein sequence MDRKVDQSALKANQAFIIGLLLLAYVLNSVWLVAFVGMVMLLGTAVPTLSLFKRVYQHLLQPAGLVRPHVIADNPEPHRFAQGFGGVVVALAVIALLAGQSFIGWALAGVVVVLAALNLFLGFCAGCFVYYQLNRLGVPGFAHSPLSSN from the coding sequence ATGGACCGAAAAGTAGATCAATCTGCTCTAAAAGCGAATCAGGCGTTTATTATTGGCTTGCTGCTGCTGGCTTATGTGCTGAATAGTGTCTGGCTGGTGGCGTTTGTAGGGATGGTGATGCTGTTGGGAACGGCCGTGCCCACACTCTCCCTCTTTAAGCGCGTTTACCAACACCTGCTCCAGCCGGCCGGTCTGGTCAGACCCCACGTCATCGCCGACAACCCGGAACCCCACCGCTTTGCCCAAGGTTTTGGCGGCGTGGTCGTGGCCCTGGCGGTCATCGCCCTGCTGGCCGGGCAGTCGTTCATCGGTTGGGCGTTGGCTGGAGTGGTCGTGGTTCTGGCGGCGCTGAACCTGTTTCTGGGCTTTTGCGCCGGCTGTTTTGTGTACTATCAACTGAACCGCCTGGGTGTGCCGGGCTTTGCCCACAGCCCTCTTAGCTCAAATTGA
- a CDS encoding DUF1080 domain-containing protein: MTKQTYSHTERGQTAVEVALLIGMVALSVIGILRILGLDLQDVFCRVVNGIGLQTEACPGNGVIFWDDFSDGLDGWEIDRGTRWRIENGQLCGGPGSEHRAYGIDSNGSNYTISMDATLKSGNGYGVYFRANESDVNGYTFQYDKGFGTPGAFIFRKWINGLEMAPFRPWQPAPPGYQWYDKQRHVVISVQGNSYTATIDGQPVATAVDSAVDPEPFFEDGRVGLRIWGGEVCFDNVQITVP, translated from the coding sequence ATGACAAAACAAACGTATTCGCACACAGAACGGGGGCAGACGGCCGTAGAAGTTGCTCTCTTGATCGGCATGGTTGCCCTGTCGGTTATCGGCATTTTACGCATTCTAGGATTAGACCTGCAAGATGTCTTTTGTCGGGTGGTCAATGGCATTGGTCTGCAAACCGAAGCGTGTCCTGGTAATGGCGTGATCTTTTGGGATGATTTTTCCGATGGATTGGATGGTTGGGAAATTGATCGTGGCACACGCTGGCGCATTGAAAATGGTCAGCTTTGTGGTGGCCCCGGATCGGAACATCGCGCCTATGGCATTGATAGCAATGGCTCGAATTACACCATTTCGATGGATGCCACCTTGAAGAGCGGCAACGGCTATGGCGTCTATTTTCGGGCAAACGAGAGCGATGTCAACGGATATACATTTCAATATGACAAAGGGTTTGGTACGCCGGGGGCATTTATTTTCCGCAAATGGATAAATGGCCTGGAAATGGCGCCTTTCAGGCCATGGCAGCCGGCGCCGCCCGGTTATCAATGGTATGACAAGCAGCGGCATGTGGTTATTTCTGTGCAGGGCAACAGCTATACTGCGACGATAGACGGCCAACCAGTGGCTACGGCCGTTGACAGCGCCGTAGACCCTGAGCCTTTTTTTGAAGACGGCCGTGTCGGGTTACGCATCTGGGGTGGCGAAGTCTGCTTCGACAACGTCCAGATCACTGTGCCTTAA
- a CDS encoding M67 family metallopeptidase — MLQLTKSVHDQIKAHGAQSYPFEGCGLLLGRAENDANIVEAIVPTANTWPMETEKPIRFQISADHMLQAEMEAMRRDLDVIGVFHSHPDHPPVASPRDLAWAAWSGYSYLITQVWEGEATYSQSWQLLADRSGFVEEVIVLT; from the coding sequence ATGCTTCAACTAACCAAATCCGTACACGACCAAATCAAAGCCCACGGCGCACAATCGTACCCGTTTGAAGGCTGCGGATTGCTGCTGGGACGAGCCGAAAACGATGCCAACATCGTGGAGGCCATCGTGCCGACGGCCAATACCTGGCCGATGGAAACCGAAAAACCAATCCGCTTCCAAATTTCCGCCGACCACATGCTGCAAGCGGAGATGGAAGCGATGCGGCGTGACCTGGACGTGATTGGCGTTTTCCACAGCCATCCCGACCATCCGCCGGTGGCCTCGCCGCGCGACCTGGCCTGGGCAGCCTGGTCGGGCTATTCCTACCTTATCACCCAAGTCTGGGAAGGTGAAGCGACGTACAGCCAATCGTGGCAGTTGTTGGCCGACCGGTCGGGTTTTGTGGAAGAGGTAATTGTTTTAACATAA